AAAGAGACAAATTTCTAAAGGATTTAGCAAGGTCTTCAACGGAATAAGAATATTTAACAGATTGTACACTTAATTTATAATATTCATCCCAATTATTATTTTGTTTGTAAACTTCACATAATCCGAAAATAGCTTTAACATTGATTGGGTTATAATTGTAAGACAATTTAAAGCTCTTTAAAGCATTTTCATATTCATTAAAATGTAATAATACATTCCCATAATTAGAATAAAGAGTGGAATAGTCTAAAATAAGAGGATACTTTCTTTTAACTTCTTTTTTAATAGTGGCTTGGAATAAAAGCTCTTCAAGAAGATTCTTAAAAATATATTCTCCTTCAAGATATTCTTTATTTAAGTTAATATTTTCTTGAGCAAATTGATAAGCTTCATCATATTTCTCTTCTTTAAATAAAGAATCCATTTCTTTTATAATTTCTGGAACAGATTTAATTTTCATATTATCACCATTTAAAGAATTGATTATTTAATTAGATTATTTAAAAGAATAAATTATTTAATTAGGTTATTTAATTAGGTTATTTAATTAGATTATTTAATTAGTTTAAAAGAATAAATTATTTAATTAGATTATTTAAAAGAACACCTAAGAATTTAAAAGCTCCTTCTTTTTGTTTTCAAATTCTTCTTCTGTAATTATTCCATCTTTATATAGATCGTGATATTTTCTTATTTCTTCTGGAATATTAAGAATAGCTTCTTTTAGTTGAGATTTTTCTTCAATTTCAAAAGAGCCAGTAGTTAATTTGTTTATTAATTTATATTCAAAGTTATTTAACATATCATCATCTAATGTTTTTAATAGGAGATTTTTATCAGCTAAATTAAATTGAATTCTATTATCAGCTATTCTTTGAATATCATCTTGATTTATATCATCATAATCTATATCAAAAGAATCTTTAACTTTACCATTTAGCCTGCTTCTTTTTTCTACATAAATAGAACCTTCATCTAATTTAATAGCTCCATTAAATGTGTTTTCTTCCCCATCCTTAGTTTCTATTAAAAGACCTAAAAAATCAAATTCAATATTTTTTGATTTAATATCACCTTTAGGCATATTTCCATTCGGATTTATTAAAAAGCCTAATTTACTTAATTTTCCCATAGTATCAAAAATCTAAAATATTTTTATAATCTATAATCAAATTCATTTTTAGAATATCTTTATAATCATTAATCAATTTCAATTTTAAAAAAAAAAATTATTTTTTATATTATTTTTTATATTATTTTTTATATTATTTTTTATCTCATTTTTTATCTTATTTTTTATCTTATTATTAAAATATAATACTTTAAAAACATATAAATTTATCTTAAAATGAGATTAAAATTTATAATTAAATATAAAATATATTAAAATAAAAATTATATTATTAAATGAAAATAATGAAATTAATTATTATAAAAATTTATGATTGAGTGATAAAATGTCTAAAGATAATGATAAATTTGTACTTAAGTTAAATAACGATAGAAAAGGCGAACCTAAAACACTTAGTGAAGAAGAAACTTTAAAGCAAATGAAAAGAGGTTTTAATAACCAATACATTAGTTTTGAATACCCATTTTTATGGGAGAATATAAAATCTGATGATGAAGATGAATTTACAGATGCTGTATTATTTAATAAAAATAATAATGCTATTGTAAAAATATCTACACAACCATGTTTAGTAAATACAGTTGAAGAGTTAAAAGAATTAGTAGAAAAGGACCTCAAATCAAAAGAATGTGAAATTCAGGAATCAGGAATGGATACTTTTGATAAATATGGAATATGGGATGTATTTTACACAACAAAAGAAGGTTTAGAAGTAGAACAATATTCTAT
This is a stretch of genomic DNA from Methanobrevibacter olleyae. It encodes these proteins:
- a CDS encoding SHOCT domain-containing protein; the protein is MGKLSKLGFLINPNGNMPKGDIKSKNIEFDFLGLLIETKDGEENTFNGAIKLDEGSIYVEKRSRLNGKVKDSFDIDYDDINQDDIQRIADNRIQFNLADKNLLLKTLDDDMLNNFEYKLINKLTTGSFEIEEKSQLKEAILNIPEEIRKYHDLYKDGIITEEEFENKKKELLNS